The Thermococcus sp. genome contains a region encoding:
- a CDS encoding zinc finger domain-containing protein yields the protein MEAKFEIPVCTSCGKEITPREHATHFVCPNCGEEIIWRCESCRVLSVPYKCPKCGWEGP from the coding sequence GTGGAAGCCAAGTTCGAGATACCCGTATGCACATCATGCGGAAAGGAGATAACCCCAAGGGAGCACGCCACTCACTTCGTCTGCCCGAACTGTGGCGAGGAGATAATCTGGCGCTGCGAAAGCTGCAGGGTCCTCTCAGTCCCCTACAAGTGCCCCAAGTGCGGCTGGGAGGGACCGTGA
- a CDS encoding tetratricopeptide repeat protein, producing MENVKAQWEKALSERNCEKLLEFFDDYMESIEDEGVLRRELERLEEVVVGCDDPYELAHEIAHVYAHLDDADAGIGLYRRIAEGRRDDPEEYATALYYLADAYEHFGMPEKAIETYEELLKLEEEVLKNEREIALTLANMAVNYDELGEIERAIELMERARDIFERLNDEKNHMISLLDLAHFRYELGDYDAAEALIGEVLSNPREDEIEINARLVEAEIFAGREEYDKAFRAVRDALLKAVDTGDEIFGLVFDTLVDFIEGLFNEEAYEVVAKNMESFAELFEDDTAHFFRAIAELARWRGGDEEAKKRFDELYAKVQNEELRGILDEWKKPKLSLSLGL from the coding sequence ATGGAGAACGTTAAGGCCCAATGGGAGAAAGCCCTGAGCGAGAGGAACTGTGAGAAGTTGCTTGAGTTCTTTGACGATTACATGGAGAGCATCGAGGACGAAGGGGTTCTCAGGCGCGAGCTGGAGAGGCTTGAAGAGGTTGTTGTTGGCTGTGATGACCCCTACGAGCTTGCCCATGAGATAGCCCACGTCTACGCTCACCTCGACGACGCCGACGCCGGAATCGGACTGTACAGGAGAATAGCGGAGGGAAGAAGAGACGACCCGGAAGAGTATGCCACCGCGCTCTACTACCTGGCGGACGCCTACGAGCACTTTGGAATGCCAGAGAAGGCGATAGAGACCTACGAGGAGCTGCTCAAGCTTGAGGAGGAAGTCCTCAAGAACGAGAGGGAGATAGCGCTTACACTGGCGAACATGGCGGTGAACTACGACGAGCTGGGCGAGATCGAGAGGGCGATAGAGCTGATGGAGCGCGCTAGGGATATATTCGAGAGGCTCAACGACGAGAAGAACCACATGATAAGCCTCCTCGACCTGGCGCACTTCAGGTACGAGCTCGGCGACTACGACGCTGCCGAGGCGCTGATAGGTGAAGTCCTCAGCAACCCGAGGGAGGACGAGATAGAGATAAACGCCAGGCTGGTAGAGGCGGAGATATTCGCGGGAAGGGAGGAGTACGACAAGGCCTTCAGGGCCGTACGGGACGCGCTTCTTAAGGCCGTTGACACGGGCGACGAGATCTTTGGCCTCGTCTTTGATACTCTCGTTGACTTCATAGAGGGGCTCTTCAACGAGGAGGCTTACGAGGTCGTAGCTAAAAACATGGAGTCCTTTGCGGAGCTCTTCGAGGACGACACTGCCCACTTCTTCAGAGCGATAGCCGAGCTCGCCCGCTGGAGGGGAGGAGACGAGGAAGCGAAGAAGAGGTTCGACGAGCTTTACGCCAAGGTTCAGAACGAAGAACTGAGAGGGATACTCGACGAGTGGAAGAAGCCAAAGCTGAGCCTGAGTTTGGGGCTCTGA
- a CDS encoding MarR family winged helix-turn-helix transcriptional regulator has protein sequence MMGMLTRAELRVLSVLHEPATLKELSGQLEVSRSRLSIIARSLERKGLIERQKNGKEILLIPSSSKPLELFHELLTRFPHVDFISLLAGRKLKVIGGMAVEEPRPVWEISLRSNVNRYTVHHVLTELMERLIVGKNEKGYFIAERFSLVKEFADEYFRLQNSIKAKSFSHDSVVLWSGVNEFILATRSFRGLAVDSFQLTGPPRFSSYSLSVISGGVYHYYWPSRGITLEEAIVHTLAVGAGARELLYVVTILKVKGFNVERLRRLAIKFDVLGVVDEIIEYLGGKEKGYPFPSRYEVEELCRQYFGGPENDNEGKIG, from the coding sequence ATGATGGGCATGCTAACCCGGGCAGAGCTCAGAGTTCTCTCAGTTCTGCATGAGCCGGCCACCCTCAAAGAACTCTCTGGGCAGCTTGAGGTTTCCCGCTCTCGCCTTTCGATAATCGCCCGTTCCCTAGAACGAAAGGGCCTTATTGAGCGGCAGAAGAATGGAAAGGAGATTCTACTCATTCCTTCCAGCTCCAAGCCCCTCGAACTTTTCCACGAGCTTCTAACGAGGTTTCCTCATGTTGACTTCATCTCTCTCTTGGCAGGTAGAAAGCTTAAGGTCATAGGCGGAATGGCCGTTGAGGAGCCCAGGCCGGTGTGGGAAATCTCCCTGAGATCCAACGTTAACCGCTACACGGTGCATCACGTCCTAACGGAGCTGATGGAAAGGCTCATCGTCGGGAAAAACGAGAAGGGGTATTTTATTGCGGAACGGTTTTCGCTCGTCAAAGAGTTCGCCGACGAATACTTTCGCCTGCAGAACTCGATAAAGGCAAAGAGCTTCAGCCATGATTCGGTAGTCCTCTGGAGCGGCGTTAATGAGTTCATCCTCGCTACGAGAAGCTTCAGGGGCTTGGCGGTAGATTCCTTCCAGCTCACTGGCCCCCCCCGCTTTTCAAGCTATAGTCTCAGCGTAATCTCGGGAGGAGTCTACCACTATTACTGGCCTTCCAGGGGGATAACGCTCGAGGAGGCCATCGTTCATACCCTGGCAGTTGGAGCTGGCGCGAGGGAGCTCCTCTACGTCGTAACCATCCTAAAGGTCAAGGGATTTAACGTTGAGCGGCTCAGACGTCTGGCCATTAAGTTTGATGTCCTCGGAGTTGTTGACGAGATTATTGAGTATCTTGGCGGAAAAGAGAAAGGTTATCCGTTCCCTTCCAGGTATGAAGTTGAGGAGCTCTGCCGTCAGTACTTTGGAGGCCCTGAAAATGATAACGAGGGAAAGATTGGTTAA
- a CDS encoding elongation factor 1-beta: MADFNLVGVIKVMPTDPEVNLDELEEKLKAVIPEKFGLAKVEREPIAFGLVALKFYVLGRDEEGYSYDEVADLFRQVENVESAEVETVSRI; this comes from the coding sequence ATGGCTGACTTCAACCTTGTTGGCGTTATAAAGGTCATGCCGACCGACCCGGAGGTCAACCTCGACGAGCTTGAGGAGAAGCTGAAGGCCGTTATCCCCGAGAAGTTCGGCCTCGCCAAGGTCGAGCGCGAGCCTATAGCCTTCGGTCTCGTCGCCCTCAAGTTCTACGTCCTCGGTAGGGACGAAGAGGGCTACTCCTACGACGAGGTCGCCGATCTCTTTAGGCAGGTCGAGAACGTCGAGAGCGCAGAAGTTGAGACCGTTTCGAGGATCTGA